A single genomic interval of Bradyrhizobium japonicum USDA 6 harbors:
- a CDS encoding DUF2865 domain-containing protein, giving the protein MKRRSIGKLVGGAAACFAVAVLGLALTPSAHAEDFFSALFGGFRVRSAPEIRMPFPTDDMPRYDTPRQRASYGGGTAYCVRGCDGRYFPAQGNDAESKAQSCKSFCPTSETSLVYGSNIDDATTDKGKSYSDLPNAFRFRNEIVAGCTCNGKDPVGLAQVKVEDDPTLRKGDIVAGSDGLVVANRNANDRRGVAMNFSPLPESVRARFRQVPVVAKE; this is encoded by the coding sequence ATGAAGAGACGTTCGATCGGCAAACTGGTCGGTGGCGCGGCGGCGTGCTTCGCCGTCGCCGTGCTCGGCCTCGCGTTGACGCCGTCGGCGCATGCGGAAGATTTCTTCTCGGCGCTGTTCGGCGGCTTCCGCGTGCGCTCCGCGCCGGAGATCCGCATGCCGTTCCCGACCGATGACATGCCGCGCTACGACACGCCGCGCCAGCGGGCCTCGTATGGCGGCGGCACTGCCTATTGCGTGCGCGGTTGCGATGGCCGCTATTTCCCGGCGCAAGGAAACGACGCCGAAAGCAAGGCGCAGTCCTGCAAGAGCTTCTGCCCGACGTCCGAAACCTCGCTGGTCTATGGCAGCAATATCGACGACGCCACCACGGACAAGGGAAAATCCTATTCCGACCTGCCCAATGCGTTCCGCTTCCGCAACGAGATCGTTGCGGGCTGCACGTGCAACGGCAAGGATCCGGTGGGACTCGCCCAGGTCAAGGTCGAGGACGATCCGACCTTGCGCAAGGGTGACATCGTCGCGGGCAGCGATGGCCTGGTGGTCGCCAACCGCAACGCCAATGACCGCCGCGGCGTCGCGATGAATTTTTCGCCGCTGCCGGAATCGGTGCGCGCCAGATTCCGCCAAGTGCCGGTGGTCGCGAAGGAGTAG
- a CDS encoding L,D-transpeptidase, with product MTRFSPVRRRFSLRAATAIGFATALLTVPFAAQAQMLGYAPMQPQGYPQDPTYSRGYVNAAPQAADEDAALPDRLRKQIVSFDRNEPAGTIVIDTGNTYLYYVLGNGRAIRYGVGVGREGFTWAGVQSVSRKAEWPDWHPPAEMIARQPYLPRFVAGGPGNPLGARAMYLGSSEYRIHGTNDPTTIGKFVSSGCIRMTNEDVTDLFSRVNVGAKVVVLPKNAPLMAKGYDKGGDAVRKRPPVTTLPSGRQALNIATSAVN from the coding sequence ATGACAAGGTTCTCTCCAGTCCGTCGCCGCTTCTCGCTGCGCGCCGCCACCGCCATTGGCTTCGCGACAGCATTGCTGACCGTGCCCTTCGCGGCACAGGCCCAGATGCTCGGCTACGCGCCGATGCAGCCGCAGGGATATCCGCAGGACCCGACCTATTCGCGGGGTTACGTCAACGCAGCGCCGCAGGCCGCCGACGAGGATGCCGCCTTGCCCGACCGGCTGCGCAAGCAGATCGTCAGCTTCGACAGGAACGAGCCGGCCGGGACCATCGTCATCGATACCGGCAACACCTATCTCTATTACGTGCTCGGCAATGGCCGCGCGATCCGTTACGGCGTCGGCGTCGGCCGCGAAGGTTTCACCTGGGCCGGCGTCCAGAGCGTCAGCCGGAAGGCCGAATGGCCGGACTGGCATCCGCCGGCCGAGATGATCGCGCGTCAGCCTTATTTGCCGCGCTTCGTCGCCGGCGGACCCGGCAATCCGCTCGGTGCACGCGCGATGTATCTCGGCTCGAGCGAATACCGCATCCACGGAACCAACGATCCCACCACGATCGGCAAGTTCGTGTCCTCCGGTTGCATTCGCATGACCAACGAGGACGTCACGGACCTGTTCAGTCGCGTCAATGTCGGCGCCAAGGTGGTGGTGCTGCCGAAGAACGCCCCGCTGATGGCGAAGGGGTACGACAAGGGCGGCGACGCCGTACGCAAGCGCCCGCCGGTGACGACGCTGCCTTCGGGACGGCAGGCGCTGAACATCGCGACGTCGGCAGTGAACTGA
- a CDS encoding AI-2E family transporter — translation MRVLPTERLISGNNEGDPLPDSRVELPPVIRRTEFVAFALAGLFLIAVVAVLYVARAFFLPVVMAVVAGTMLSPAASFLERRHVPRALGAVLIVIAVTTVVAFVVALIAVPAMEWSSRLPELGAQLKEKMHVFDRPLALWKELQTMVGGSEGLPSLPLPKAEWVQPTLEFLSPTFAEFLLFFATLILFIASWRDLRRALIMNFGDRDARLRTLRILNEIEVHLGNYLLTVTLINVGVGIATGIICAITGMPNPAGLGALAAALNFIPIIGPVAMFVILVVVGLVAFPTIGGGLMAGLAFGGITFLEGHFVTPTIIGRRLSLNALAVFIALAFWTWLWGPMGAFLSSPLLIVGLILKEHLLPENSPQLPQA, via the coding sequence GTGCGCGTCCTTCCCACCGAACGTCTGATTTCCGGCAACAACGAGGGCGACCCGCTTCCCGACAGCCGTGTCGAGCTGCCGCCGGTGATCCGCCGCACCGAGTTCGTCGCCTTTGCGCTCGCCGGGCTGTTTCTGATTGCCGTCGTCGCGGTGCTCTATGTCGCCAGGGCGTTCTTCCTCCCGGTCGTGATGGCTGTCGTTGCCGGCACCATGTTGTCGCCGGCCGCCAGCTTTCTCGAGCGGCGGCATGTGCCGCGCGCCCTCGGCGCCGTGCTGATCGTGATCGCGGTGACGACGGTGGTCGCCTTCGTCGTCGCGCTGATTGCCGTGCCAGCGATGGAGTGGAGCTCGCGCCTGCCGGAATTGGGCGCGCAGTTGAAGGAGAAGATGCACGTCTTCGACCGGCCGCTGGCGCTGTGGAAGGAGTTGCAGACAATGGTGGGCGGCTCAGAGGGGCTGCCAAGCCTTCCGCTGCCGAAAGCCGAATGGGTGCAACCGACGCTGGAATTCCTGTCGCCGACCTTCGCCGAATTTCTGCTGTTCTTCGCCACGCTGATCCTGTTCATCGCAAGCTGGCGGGACCTGCGGCGGGCGCTGATCATGAATTTCGGCGATCGCGACGCGCGGCTGCGCACGCTGCGGATCCTCAACGAGATCGAGGTCCATCTCGGCAACTATCTTTTGACGGTGACGCTGATCAATGTCGGCGTGGGCATCGCAACCGGGATCATCTGCGCCATCACCGGCATGCCCAATCCGGCCGGGCTCGGCGCGCTTGCGGCTGCACTCAACTTCATCCCGATCATCGGGCCGGTCGCGATGTTCGTCATTCTGGTCGTGGTGGGGCTCGTCGCCTTTCCGACGATCGGCGGCGGACTGATGGCGGGGCTCGCCTTCGGCGGCATCACCTTCCTGGAAGGACACTTCGTCACGCCGACCATCATCGGGCGCAGGCTTTCCCTGAACGCGCTTGCCGTCTTCATCGCGCTGGCCTTCTGGACCTGGCTGTGGGGGCCGATGGGCGCATTCCTGTCGTCGCCGCTTCTGATCGTCGGGCTGATCCTGAAGGAGCACCTGCTGCCGGAGAATTCGCCGCAGCTGCCGCAGGCATGA
- a CDS encoding DUF883 family protein: protein MSMTNGETGMRDWTDKATRERLEKDVAAVKSDIAALTDQITDALNTFANSTSKQARRGYRQARESVDSAVDDMSDRGSAMMEAAQDAYGSIEETLEDAITQRPLATVGLALGIGFLIGVAWRR from the coding sequence ATGTCAATGACCAATGGCGAAACCGGGATGAGAGACTGGACCGACAAAGCCACCAGAGAACGCCTCGAGAAGGATGTAGCAGCCGTGAAAAGCGATATCGCCGCCCTCACCGATCAGATCACCGACGCGCTCAACACCTTTGCCAATTCCACCAGCAAGCAGGCCCGCCGCGGCTATCGCCAAGCCCGCGAGAGCGTGGATTCCGCGGTCGACGACATGTCGGATCGCGGCAGCGCCATGATGGAAGCTGCGCAAGACGCCTACGGCTCGATCGAGGAAACGCTGGAAGACGCCATCACGCAGCGGCCGCTCGCGACCGTCGGGCTCGCGCTCGGCATCGGCTTCCTGATCGGCGTCGCCTGGCGCCGGTAG
- a CDS encoding PepSY-associated TM helix domain-containing protein, with amino-acid sequence MHKWSSLICTLFLLLICITGLPLVLRDEIDGLLDDALPYARVAEGTPNVSLDRVVEASRKMYPGETIISVFVDDDEPKIMVFMASSWEAFKANRRAIHSIRFDAHTGDVLKQTKPFGEDGLTFLQLMLSLHRDLFAGLAGELFLGAMALLFIAAIVSGIAIYGPFMRKLDFGTVRAARSRRLKWLDLHNLLGVVTLGWALVVGATGVINELSTPLFALWQQTDVRAMLAPLQGKPVPQTSELSSPQTAYDTVKAAFPEMTTTSVVFPGAPFGSPHHYVVWTKGKEPLTSRLFSPVLVDARSGALISAVTMPWYLRALELSRPLHFGDYGGMPLKIIWVLLDLVTIFVLGSGLYLWFARSPAAKLSPAAMPLPSPGGAE; translated from the coding sequence GTGCACAAATGGTCGAGCCTGATCTGCACGCTGTTCCTGCTCCTGATCTGCATCACCGGCCTGCCGCTGGTGTTGCGGGACGAGATCGACGGCCTGCTCGACGACGCCCTGCCCTATGCGCGGGTAGCAGAAGGCACGCCGAATGTTAGTCTCGACCGGGTCGTCGAGGCCAGCCGGAAGATGTATCCCGGCGAGACCATCATCTCGGTGTTCGTCGACGACGACGAACCCAAGATCATGGTGTTCATGGCGAGCTCCTGGGAGGCGTTCAAGGCCAACCGCCGGGCGATTCACTCGATCCGGTTCGACGCCCACACTGGCGACGTGCTGAAGCAGACCAAGCCGTTCGGCGAGGACGGGCTCACCTTCCTGCAATTGATGCTGTCGCTGCACCGGGATCTGTTCGCAGGACTTGCGGGCGAACTGTTCCTCGGTGCGATGGCTCTGCTGTTCATCGCGGCGATCGTATCGGGGATCGCTATCTACGGGCCGTTCATGCGCAAGCTGGATTTCGGCACCGTGCGTGCGGCCCGATCACGTCGGCTGAAATGGCTCGACCTGCACAATCTGCTCGGCGTGGTCACGCTCGGCTGGGCACTGGTGGTCGGCGCTACCGGAGTGATCAACGAGCTCTCGACGCCATTATTCGCGTTGTGGCAGCAGACCGACGTGCGCGCGATGCTGGCGCCGCTGCAAGGCAAACCGGTGCCGCAGACCTCCGAACTGTCCTCGCCGCAGACTGCCTATGACACGGTGAAGGCGGCTTTCCCCGAGATGACCACGACCAGCGTCGTATTTCCTGGCGCGCCGTTCGGCTCGCCCCATCATTACGTGGTCTGGACCAAGGGCAAGGAACCGCTGACATCGCGGTTGTTCAGCCCGGTGCTGGTCGACGCCAGAAGCGGCGCTCTGATCTCGGCGGTGACCATGCCCTGGTATCTCCGTGCGCTGGAGCTTTCGCGCCCCCTGCATTTCGGCGACTATGGCGGCATGCCGCTGAAGATCATCTGGGTGTTGCTGGACCTCGTGACGATTTTCGTGCTCGGCAGCGGCTTGTATCTCTGGTTTGCGCGATCGCCGGCCGCGAAGCTGAGCCCGGCGGCGATGCCGCTGCCATCGCCGGGCGGTGCCGAATGA
- a CDS encoding TonB-dependent siderophore receptor yields the protein MGVLEVGRWRLLGAVSSVVLIVTAGGAAAQSSTAGSAAGAGTELAPVIVQSSASPKRVNASSARSRSAARARAVSRANAPAGAAATPAVGAGAAGGHKESAFGHVDGMVATRSATGTKTDAPLIETPIAISVVTQDQIQAQGAQSIAQAVRYTSGVRSENLGADARFDNIYIRGFLADQYLDSLRLLNFGVFAYPIVEPFNLERIEILHGPASVLYGQSSPGGIVDLVSKRPTLEPYHEMFVSTGSYGRVQAGVDLSGPIDKNKEFLYRFTASGFDVGSQVDHADYQRISIAPSLTWRPDNQTTLTVLGTYQRDPKAGFYNQLLPSGIGTITPYKGSYIPTSFYSGEPNFDKTDRTVGTVGYLLEHSFNNNVKVRQNLRYMDLSTDFAVVSPNGSQTDPTNLKRAAFTTLESIRSINVDNQLETRFNAGPFEHTVLAGLDYTNAVDKRLNGQLLVAPPINAFNPVYGVPFGPVPNTTNVRQTIEQLGVYAQDQIKFDRWVALLGIRHDRAQSSTDTLTYASGTTSTAPKSDAAVTKRGALLYKFDNGIAPYIQYTESFQPTAGTDALLRPFAPTTGQQEEVGIKYQPSANSLYTLAAFNLIQQNVLTPDTDPTHPPGSRVQTGEIRSRGIELEAKTEISRELTVLASYTYLDNIVTRTNTPSQLGKHPVIAPMNSASAWADYTFHGGPLDGFGLSGGVRYIGETAGNTANTFYVPDVTLFDAAIHYDFSALGPMFKGYSAQINATNIFDKTYVTLCQDIGCYYGLRRNVIATLRYHW from the coding sequence GTGGGCGTTTTGGAAGTGGGGCGCTGGCGGCTCTTGGGGGCCGTCAGCTCAGTTGTTTTGATCGTTACTGCGGGAGGGGCGGCGGCCCAATCATCGACGGCGGGTTCGGCCGCCGGGGCGGGCACCGAGCTCGCGCCGGTGATCGTCCAGAGCAGTGCATCGCCGAAGCGCGTCAATGCATCATCCGCGCGCAGCCGCAGCGCGGCGCGCGCGCGAGCGGTCTCGCGCGCGAATGCACCTGCCGGCGCCGCTGCAACGCCCGCAGTCGGGGCTGGAGCGGCGGGAGGCCATAAGGAATCGGCATTCGGCCATGTCGACGGGATGGTCGCGACGAGGAGCGCGACCGGCACCAAGACCGACGCGCCGTTGATCGAAACGCCGATTGCGATCTCCGTCGTGACGCAGGACCAGATCCAGGCCCAGGGCGCGCAAAGCATCGCGCAGGCGGTGCGCTATACGTCGGGTGTGAGGAGCGAAAATCTGGGGGCCGACGCGCGCTTCGACAATATCTACATTCGCGGCTTCCTGGCCGACCAATACCTAGACTCGCTTCGGCTGCTAAATTTTGGCGTCTTCGCCTATCCGATCGTCGAGCCTTTCAATCTCGAACGTATCGAGATCCTGCATGGCCCGGCCTCCGTTCTCTACGGTCAGTCGTCGCCGGGCGGCATCGTCGATCTCGTCTCCAAGCGTCCGACGCTGGAGCCCTATCACGAGATGTTCGTGTCGACCGGCAGCTATGGCCGCGTCCAGGCGGGCGTCGACCTTTCCGGTCCAATCGACAAGAACAAGGAGTTTCTCTACCGCTTCACCGCGTCCGGCTTCGATGTGGGCAGCCAGGTCGATCACGCCGACTACCAGCGCATCTCGATCGCGCCGTCGCTGACCTGGCGGCCGGACAACCAGACCACGCTGACGGTGCTCGGCACCTATCAACGCGATCCCAAGGCCGGCTTCTACAACCAGCTCCTGCCGAGCGGCATCGGCACCATCACGCCCTACAAGGGCAGCTATATCCCGACGAGTTTCTATTCGGGCGAGCCGAATTTCGACAAGACCGACCGCACAGTCGGCACAGTCGGCTATTTGCTCGAACACAGCTTCAACAATAACGTCAAGGTGCGACAGAACCTGCGTTACATGGACCTCAGCACCGATTTCGCGGTGGTGTCCCCCAACGGCAGCCAGACAGATCCGACCAACCTCAAGCGCGCTGCCTTCACGACGCTGGAATCCATCCGCTCGATCAACGTCGACAACCAGCTCGAGACCAGATTCAACGCCGGTCCGTTCGAGCACACCGTGCTCGCGGGTCTTGATTACACCAACGCCGTCGACAAGCGGCTCAACGGCCAGCTCCTGGTCGCGCCGCCGATCAACGCGTTCAATCCGGTCTATGGCGTGCCGTTCGGTCCGGTGCCCAATACGACGAATGTCCGGCAGACGATCGAGCAACTCGGCGTCTATGCGCAGGATCAGATCAAATTCGATCGCTGGGTCGCGCTGCTCGGTATCCGTCATGATCGGGCGCAGTCCAGCACGGATACGCTGACTTACGCGAGCGGGACCACCTCGACCGCACCAAAGTCCGACGCGGCGGTCACCAAGCGCGGCGCACTGCTCTACAAGTTCGACAACGGGATCGCGCCCTACATCCAGTACACCGAGTCGTTCCAGCCGACCGCCGGCACGGATGCCCTTCTTCGCCCCTTTGCGCCGACAACCGGCCAGCAGGAAGAAGTGGGCATCAAGTACCAGCCCAGCGCAAACTCGCTCTACACGCTCGCCGCGTTCAACCTGATCCAGCAGAACGTGCTGACCCCGGACACGGATCCGACCCATCCTCCGGGCTCGCGCGTGCAGACCGGCGAAATCCGTTCGCGCGGCATCGAGCTGGAGGCCAAGACCGAGATCAGCCGTGAGCTGACCGTGCTGGCGTCCTACACCTATCTCGACAACATCGTGACGCGGACCAACACGCCAAGCCAGCTCGGCAAACACCCGGTCATTGCCCCGATGAATTCGGCATCAGCTTGGGCCGATTACACTTTTCATGGCGGCCCGCTCGACGGCTTTGGTCTGTCCGGCGGCGTGCGCTATATCGGCGAGACCGCGGGTAACACTGCGAACACGTTCTATGTCCCCGACGTCACGCTGTTCGATGCGGCGATTCACTATGACTTCTCCGCGTTGGGGCCGATGTTCAAGGGCTATTCGGCGCAGATCAATGCCACGAACATCTTCGACAAGACTTACGTCACGCTTTGCCAAGACATCGGCTGCTACTACGGCCTCCGCCGCAACGTGATTGCGACGCTGCGCTACCACTGGTAG
- a CDS encoding OpgC domain-containing protein, with protein MKPSVKANLAAFHHDARLYLTLGIANWSVFVDHIPNNVVNLLTLRNFGFSGAADLFVFVVGYGVAIIHGRMALERGYVVAATRIFRRVWRLYAAYVVLFVIYIDTIAYVASQSMAPEIIHEYNISGILEHPLRILVRGLVLQEEPLNLDLLQLMIPLMAFFPFALWGLLRRPNLTLAASVALYVAARWFDWNFRVYPDQDWTFNPLCWQMLMVLGGWFAVTGASGRALHSMSWLRILAGAYLIFAMAVTLMRHSPALSVYLPDVFVNSIAPTDKENLAPYRVVHFLALAFLATHLIPADHPGLKWRPLQAVITCGEEWLAVFCIAVFLSFAGHLILITGPNLVVMQIAVSLVGFAAMTAVAYYISWSRRQDLPAALRQQA; from the coding sequence ATGAAACCGTCCGTCAAGGCGAACCTCGCCGCATTCCATCACGATGCCAGATTGTATTTGACGCTCGGCATTGCCAACTGGTCGGTGTTCGTCGACCACATCCCGAACAACGTCGTCAATCTGCTGACGCTGCGAAATTTCGGCTTTAGCGGCGCCGCGGACCTGTTCGTGTTCGTGGTGGGTTATGGCGTCGCCATCATTCACGGCAGGATGGCGCTGGAGCGCGGCTACGTCGTCGCGGCGACGCGCATCTTTCGCCGCGTCTGGCGGCTCTACGCCGCCTATGTCGTGCTCTTCGTGATCTATATCGACACCATCGCCTATGTCGCCTCGCAATCGATGGCGCCGGAGATCATCCACGAATACAACATCTCCGGCATTCTCGAGCATCCGCTACGCATCCTGGTCCGCGGCCTCGTGCTCCAGGAGGAGCCGCTGAACCTCGACCTCCTGCAACTGATGATCCCGCTGATGGCGTTCTTTCCATTTGCGCTGTGGGGTTTGTTGCGGCGGCCGAACCTGACGCTGGCGGCATCGGTCGCGCTGTACGTTGCGGCGCGCTGGTTCGACTGGAATTTCCGGGTCTATCCGGACCAGGACTGGACCTTCAATCCGCTGTGCTGGCAGATGCTGATGGTCCTGGGCGGCTGGTTCGCCGTGACAGGCGCCTCCGGACGCGCGTTGCACAGCATGTCCTGGCTGCGGATCCTCGCGGGTGCCTATCTCATCTTCGCGATGGCCGTCACCTTGATGCGGCATTCGCCCGCGCTGTCCGTCTATTTGCCGGACGTCTTCGTCAACAGCATCGCGCCGACAGACAAGGAAAACCTCGCACCCTATCGCGTGGTTCATTTCCTCGCGCTCGCCTTCCTCGCGACCCACCTCATTCCAGCCGACCACCCCGGCTTGAAGTGGCGGCCGCTTCAGGCGGTGATCACATGCGGCGAGGAATGGCTCGCGGTGTTCTGCATTGCCGTGTTCCTGTCCTTCGCCGGCCATCTCATCCTGATCACTGGACCGAACCTCGTGGTGATGCAGATCGCGGTAAGCCTCGTCGGCTTCGCGGCGATGACGGCAGTGGCCTATTACATCTCCTGGTCGAGGCGGCAGGACCTGCCGGCCGCCCTGCGGCAGCAGGCCTAG
- a CDS encoding TetR/AcrR family transcriptional regulator, which translates to MAKGGGDEADSAPRRGRPRSIETTNAILESAYALMAATGLAATSIDAVARHSSVSKMTIYKWWPSREALLIDAFLHHAAQMLPLPPASSGSPAARARRHAAAYAEALQGEFGKVQLAVVSECISKTGSAELFYARYLQFRRDALVEMIAAGQTDGSILAEGAPEDLYDAIYGSLFYRYVFGIAPITPAYARNLVDLVLRPKG; encoded by the coding sequence ATGGCAAAGGGCGGGGGTGATGAGGCTGACAGCGCGCCCCGGCGCGGCCGGCCGCGATCGATCGAGACCACCAACGCCATTCTCGAAAGCGCCTATGCGCTGATGGCCGCCACCGGCCTTGCCGCCACCTCCATCGACGCCGTCGCACGACACTCCAGCGTCTCCAAGATGACGATCTACAAATGGTGGCCGTCGCGGGAAGCGCTGCTGATCGACGCCTTCCTTCATCATGCCGCGCAGATGCTGCCGTTGCCGCCTGCGAGCTCCGGCAGCCCCGCGGCGCGCGCACGCCGCCATGCCGCGGCCTATGCCGAGGCGCTCCAGGGCGAGTTCGGCAAGGTGCAACTCGCCGTCGTCTCCGAATGCATTTCCAAGACCGGCTCGGCGGAGCTGTTCTATGCCCGCTACCTGCAATTCCGCCGCGACGCACTGGTCGAGATGATCGCCGCGGGCCAGACGGATGGCAGCATCCTGGCGGAGGGAGCGCCCGAGGATCTCTACGACGCCATCTATGGCAGCCTGTTCTACCGCTACGTCTTCGGCATCGCACCGATCACGCCGGCCTACGCGCGCAATCTGGTCGACCTGGTGCTGCGGCCGAAGGGTTAG
- a CDS encoding CHASE domain-containing protein: MVRLGFIIGFIALLGALLSGLAAYRVHDQELALDRIALARAIDVHASLVQDRLTERELLARVASGLFRAPSVIKPNMLEPLRSAIYAFKTDFVVAGWVARLKPNELLPAEDAIASAGFPNPQIRSYDDKPIDLAKVTQPIDVLMDLEPRSNETKALPGRSYEQDQVRSAMLTRARVEKRSVASDPVQLLRGGGPIGIIVAAPVIPEGATEPAGFVTFSYELASLMLTNDDMSLFSVALKDPRREGGELVANDQGVVSSRMTAADGPAPSATRTVSFGGRDWHLGYYAKTNSARRAEQTAIIVAAIGFAITAMVCGLFGYVAYNNLRLSREIQVRIGFERRLTAVIDELNHRVKNILAVIQSIVTRTLRHGSDIDVARELLIGRIHAMSNVVSLLSESQWQGVKLKGLFEARAIPHADRIAVTGPDIAVSARAAQSLSLLFFELASHSDEGLSLVGKHPHITANWTVTGEGTDEVFHFRWEEFNTSEATRRPDSDFGLILLDRVAPEALGGTAKRYFTDASYVYELTAPMETVVDMSERDRTDKISAPVRPVR, encoded by the coding sequence GTGGTCCGGCTGGGTTTTATCATCGGTTTCATCGCCCTGCTCGGAGCCCTGCTCTCCGGGCTCGCGGCCTATCGCGTCCACGACCAGGAGCTGGCACTGGACCGGATCGCGCTGGCGCGCGCGATCGACGTCCACGCGAGCCTGGTCCAGGACCGGCTGACCGAGCGCGAGCTGCTCGCGCGTGTCGCCTCAGGCTTGTTCCGTGCCCCGTCGGTCATCAAGCCGAACATGCTGGAGCCGCTGCGCTCGGCCATCTACGCCTTCAAGACCGATTTCGTGGTCGCCGGGTGGGTCGCCCGGCTGAAGCCGAACGAGCTTCTGCCGGCGGAAGACGCGATCGCGAGCGCCGGCTTCCCCAATCCGCAGATCCGCTCCTATGACGACAAGCCGATCGATCTTGCGAAGGTCACCCAGCCGATCGACGTGCTGATGGACCTCGAGCCGCGCAGCAACGAGACCAAGGCGCTGCCCGGCCGCAGCTACGAGCAGGATCAGGTGCGCAGCGCCATGCTGACGCGTGCGCGTGTCGAGAAGAGGTCGGTCGCCTCAGACCCGGTTCAGTTGCTGCGGGGCGGCGGGCCCATCGGCATCATCGTGGCCGCGCCCGTCATTCCCGAGGGCGCGACCGAGCCGGCCGGCTTCGTCACATTTTCCTACGAGCTCGCCTCCCTGATGCTGACCAATGACGACATGTCGTTGTTCTCGGTCGCGCTGAAGGATCCGCGCAGGGAAGGTGGCGAGCTCGTTGCCAACGACCAGGGCGTGGTCTCGTCACGCATGACGGCAGCGGACGGGCCGGCGCCGTCGGCGACGCGAACGGTGAGCTTCGGCGGGCGCGACTGGCATCTCGGCTACTACGCCAAGACCAATTCGGCGCGGCGCGCCGAGCAGACGGCGATCATCGTGGCGGCGATCGGTTTTGCCATCACCGCGATGGTGTGCGGCCTGTTCGGCTATGTCGCCTACAACAATCTGCGGCTCAGCCGGGAAATCCAGGTGCGGATCGGCTTCGAGCGCCGGCTGACCGCCGTCATCGACGAGCTCAACCACCGGGTCAAGAACATCCTGGCGGTGATCCAGTCGATCGTGACGCGCACGCTGCGCCACGGCTCGGACATCGACGTCGCGCGTGAACTGCTGATCGGCCGCATCCACGCCATGTCCAACGTGGTCTCGCTGCTCAGCGAGAGCCAGTGGCAGGGCGTCAAGCTGAAGGGCCTGTTCGAGGCGCGCGCCATCCCGCATGCCGACCGCATCGCCGTCACCGGCCCTGACATCGCGGTCAGCGCACGCGCCGCGCAGAGCCTGTCGCTCCTGTTCTTCGAGCTCGCCTCGCACTCCGACGAAGGTCTGTCGCTGGTCGGAAAGCATCCGCACATCACCGCGAATTGGACGGTGACGGGCGAGGGGACCGATGAGGTCTTCCATTTCCGCTGGGAGGAGTTCAACACCAGCGAGGCGACGCGCCGACCGGATTCCGATTTCGGTCTGATCCTGCTCGACCGTGTTGCGCCCGAAGCGCTCGGCGGCACCGCCAAGCGCTACTTCACCGACGCCTCCTACGTCTATGAATTGACGGCGCCGATGGAGACGGTGGTCGACATGTCCGAGCGCGACCGCACCGACAAGATCTCGGCGCCGGTCAGGCCGGTGCGATAG
- the ureG gene encoding urease accessory protein UreG, whose amino-acid sequence MSKSHGPLRVGIGGPVGSGKTALMDLLCKTMRERYDIAAITNDIYTKWDAEFLVRSGSLTPDRIAGVETGGCPHTAIREDASMNLAAVADMRAKFPGLDLVLIESGGDNLAATFSPELADLTIYVIDVAAGDKIPSKGGPGITRSDLLVINKIDLAPHVGASLEKMETDARRMRGARPFVMTNLKKSEGLDQIVGFIEAKGGLKRAS is encoded by the coding sequence ATGTCGAAATCTCACGGCCCCTTGCGCGTCGGAATAGGCGGCCCGGTCGGATCGGGCAAGACCGCGCTGATGGACCTGCTCTGCAAGACCATGCGCGAGCGCTATGACATCGCGGCGATCACCAACGACATCTACACCAAATGGGATGCGGAATTCCTGGTGCGCTCGGGCTCGCTGACGCCGGACCGCATCGCCGGCGTCGAGACCGGCGGCTGCCCGCACACCGCGATCCGCGAGGACGCTTCGATGAACCTGGCCGCGGTCGCCGACATGCGCGCAAAATTCCCCGGGCTCGACCTCGTGCTGATCGAGTCCGGCGGCGACAATCTGGCTGCCACTTTCTCCCCGGAGCTCGCCGACCTCACCATCTACGTCATCGACGTGGCGGCCGGCGACAAGATCCCCTCCAAGGGCGGCCCCGGCATCACCCGCTCCGACCTCCTGGTCATCAACAAGATCGACCTCGCGCCCCATGTCGGCGCCTCCCTGGAGAAGATGGAGACGGACGCCAGGCGCATGCGCGGCGCGCGCCCCTTCGTCATGACCAACCTGAAAAAGAGCGAGGGGCTCGACCAGATCGTCGGCTTCATCGAGGCCAAAGGCGGCCTGAAACGGGCAAGCTGA